A window of Candidatus Tectomicrobia bacterium genomic DNA:
CCGCACGATCACCGGCGCCAATTCGCCTTCCGCTTTTATTGGGGAACTACCCGGTATTAACGGCGACTATCCGGAACTTTCCCGCCGCCGGAGCCCCGCCGCCGCCCTTTCTCTCCATTCCCGACACCTCCCTCCGCGCGGGCGCGGCTCGCCCGCCTCTGGCAATCTAGGCCCTGCGGGAGAAAATCCATTTACCGCAAATCGCGGCAATTTCGCGCACGGTCATGGATGGGAGGGATTTTTTGGGGGAATCCGAATCCATTGAGGATGGAGGAGGTGCCGGTTGGTTCGTAGGGGCGTATTGCAATACGCCCCTACAGGCCGGGTGGCGGTCCCCACCATGGCGCCCAGGAATTTCGCGCGGAGGTCCGCGGCCATGCGGTCTTCCCTGCAAAGAGGCGGCGCAGAATGGAGGGGCGCTCCCCCGGCCTCCCTACCGGAAGGTGTTCGTCACCTTCCCGTTGGTGCCCACGATGTTGATGCGCGGGGAATCCGCCGCGGTGATGCCCACGGCCATGCGGACGTTCCCGTTCTTGTCGCGGAAGTCGATGTGGGCCGCCCCCGTGTTCCCGAGGCTGTAGACGCTGCGGAACTTGCCCGCGGCGTCGCGCAGGAAGAGCCCCACGGAGCCCTCCTTGGTCACGAGCAGGGCGGCGCGCTCCTTTCCCGCGGCATTCACGAGGTAGATCTCCTCGGCCACGATCCGCCTCGGGCCTTGGGCGACGGCCCCGCTCAGGAAGAAGGAGGCGGCGAGGAGGACCATCAAGGCGCCCATGCGCTTGAACCACCGGTTCTGCCGCTCCATCCGTGCCACGCGCTCCTCCAGGGACATCGACGCCTCCTTCGCTGGTGTGAACCCGCCGGAGCCGCTCCGGCCGGGGAATTCCCTCACCCCCGCCTCGCGGGCTTCTTGGCCCCGCGGAGCATCTCCTTGGCGTGCTGGCGGGCGGCCCGGGTGATCTCGAGGCCGGCCCCCATGCGGGCGATCTCCTCGACGCGCGCCTCGCCGTCGAGGGGCCGGATGGAGGCCGTGGTGCGCCCCTTGGCGACGTGCTTCTCGATGCCGAAGTGCCGGTCCGCGAGGCTCGCCACCTGGGCCAGGTGGGTGATGACGAGCACCTGGTGATCGCGGGAGACCTCCAGGAGCTTGCGGCCCACCACCTCGGCCACCGCCCCCCCGATGCCCGCGTCCACCTCGTCGAAGATGAGGGTGGGGATGAGGTCTCCGCGCCGCAGCACCGACTCGAGCGCCAGCATGAGGCGGGAGAGCTCCCCGCCCGAGGCCACCCGCGCCAGGGGCCGGGGGGGCTCCCCGGGGTTGGGGGAGAAGAAGAACTCGCCCTCGTCGGCCCCGTCCGCGCGCAGGCGCACCCTCCGGCCCCCGATCTCCAGGAAGCTCTCCGGGTCTTCCGCGTGCGCGAGGTTCGTTTGGAAGACCGCGCCCGGGAGGCCCAGCTCGGCCAGGCCCGCGCCCATGCGCTTGTCGAGGGTCCTGGCCGCCTTGCGGCGCGCCTCGGAGACGTGCCGGGCCAGCCCGCCCGCCTCGGCCCGGAGCCGGTCCCGCCCGGCGAGGAGGCGCTCCCCGCCCGCTTCGTCCGAGAGCGAGGCCAGCTCGTCTTTCGCCCGGGCGAGGAAGCCGAGGCACTCGGCCTCGTCCGCCCCGTACTTGCGGCGCAGCTCCCGGAGGAGCCCCCGCCGGGCCTCGAGCGCCTCGAGGCGCGCCGGGTCGCCCTCGGCCCCCCCGGCGTAGGCCCGGAGCCCCTCCGAGAGGGATTCCACCTGGGCGAGGAGGGAGGCCGTGTCCTCTTGCCACTTGGCCCGGCCGGGGTCCAGCTCGGCGAGGCGCCCCAGCCCCCTTTGGATCTCCCCCAGGCGCTCGAAGACCGAGCCCTCCGCCTCGTAGAGCCGCTGGTGGAGCTCCCCGGCGAGGGTCCCCAGGCGCTCCGCGTTGCGCAGCCGGGGGAGCTCGGCCTCGATCGCCTCCATCTCGCCGGGCGCGAGGCGGGCGGATTCCAGCTCCTCCACCTGGAAACGCAGGAGGTCCGCCCGCTGGGCCCGCTCCCGGGCGCCCCGGTCGCGCTCGGCGAGCGCGCGCTCCGTCTCGCGCAGCGCCCGCACCGTTTCGCCGAGTTTCGAGAGTTCCTCCCCCAGCCCCGCGAACTCATCCAGCAGCCCGAGGTGGGCGGAGGGCCGCAGCAGGGTCTGGTGGGCGTGCTGGCCGTGGATGTTCACCAGGCGCTCCCCCACGGCGGCGAGGGTGGCCGCGGTGCCGAGGGCGCCGTTCAGGTAGATGCGGCTGCGCCCGGCGGGGGCGACCCGGCGGCGCACGATGAGCTCCCGCTCGGGGCCCACCTCGACCCCCGCTTCCTCGAGGATTTTCTGGGCGGCGCGGCCGCCCGGGGTGTCCGGGAGGTCGAAGAGGGTCTCGACCACCGCCTCCCCGGCCCCCGCGCGGACGGTCTCGGCCCCCGCCCGGCCCCCGAGGGTGAGGTTCAGGGCCTCGAAGATGATGGACTTGCCCGCCCCGGTCTCCCCCGTCAGGGCGTTCAGGCCGGGCCCGAACTCGACTTCGAGCGCGTCGATGATGGCGAAGTTGGCGATCCGCAGGAGGCGGAGCATCCCTACCTCAGGCGCGGCCCCCGCGCGAGTCCCCGCCGCGGGGGTGGGTCTCCCAGACGAGCTTGTCCCGGAGCACCTGGAAGAAGTCCGCCCCCTCGGGCCGGACGAGGCGCACCGGGTCCGGGCTCTTGACCACCTCGAGGCGGTCGTCCGGCTGGAGCTCCACGCCCGGGAGGCCGTCCAGGGTCAAGAGGGTGTGGCGGTGCTCGGCCTCGGGGTCGCGGAAGAGCCGCACCTCGACCCGGGCGTCCCCCCCGACCACGATGGGCCGGTGGCTCAGGGTGTGGGGGCAGATGGGGTTGATGAGGATCACCTCCATCTCGGGCACGACGAGGGGGCCCCCGGCCGAGAGGGAGTAGGCGGTCGAGCCCGTCGGGGTGGCGAGGATCAAGCCGTCCCCCCGGAAGTTGCCGAGGTGGCGGCCATTCACCCGGACGGTGAACTCCACCATCCGGGCCAGCGGCCCCGAGGTGAGCACCACGTCGTTCAGCACGTCGTCGAGGGGGATGCGCTTCCCGTCCCTGAGCGCGCAGGGCCTGAGCCGCATCCTGGACTCGATGGCGAACTTGCCCTCCAGCAGGATGCGCTCGAGCGCGGGCAGGAGCTCGCTCAGGGGCACGTCCGCCATGAAGCCCAGGTGGCCCGTGTTCACCCCGAGCATGGCCGGGCCGCCGTCGCGGAGGTGGTGGGCCGTGCGGAGCATGGAGCCGTCCCCCCCGAACACGATGAGGAGGTCGGCCCCCGCGATCACCTTCTCGGTCGGGAGGTCCCCGGGCTCGCCCGCCAGCTCCGCCGCCGTCCGGTCGAGGGCCAGCTCGAAGCCCCGCTTCCGCAGCCAGGCGGCCGCCCCCGCGAGGTCGGGCGAGGCCTTCTTCGCGAAGGGCCCGGCGGCCAGGGCGATGCGGCGGAAGGGCTGGGGCAAGGCGGGGCTCCTGTCGGGGACGGGCGCTGACGGGGAAGTATCCCAAGGCCACCCGGGGGCCGCAAGGCGCGGGAGACGCCGAAGCGGAAACAATGCGAATCTTCCCCCGCCGACATGCTTGGCCCCCCTTCCACTGCTCTTGCAGTATAATCGGTTTCATCTCCAAATCGGACGCCGCTTCGGCTGCAAGGGGTACCCCCTGCCATGGAAGAAAAGCTTCCGCGCAGGCTGTCCGCCATCTTCAGTGCCGACGTGAAGGGCTACAGCCGCCTCATGGGGGATGACGAGGAGGCGACGGTCCACACCTTGACCGCTCTGCGGAGCACCAATTTCTCGATCATCAAAGCATTTGGCGGCAGGGTGGTGGACTCCCCCGGGGACAACATGCTGGTGGAGTTCCCCAGCGTGGTCGAGGCCGTGAAGTGCGCCGTGGAGATTCAAGAGCGCTTGCGGGAGGCGAACGCCGAGCTTCCCTCCAGCCGGCGGATGGAGTTCCGGATCGGGATCAACCTGGGGGACGTGATCGCCGACGGCGATCGCATCTACGGCGACGGGGTGAACATCGCCGCCCGGCTGGAGGGCCTGGCCGAGGGGGGCGGCGTCTGCGTCTCGGGCACGGTCTTCGAGCAGGTGGAGAGCAAGCTCGATCTCAAGTGGGAGTTCATGGGCGAGCAGGCGGTCAAGAACATCGCCCGTCCGGTGCGGGCATACCGGATGCGAATGGGTGACGGCGCGGGCGTTGAAAAATCCGCGGAAGGCGCCAGGCGGGACGAGCCGCCGCGCTTCTCCATCTTCGTCCTGCCCCTTCAGAACCTCTCGGGGAATCCAGACCAGGACTACTTCTCGGACGGGATCACCGAGGATTTGATCACCGACCTCTCCCGCATCTCGGGGGCCTTCGTCATCTCCCGCAGCACCTCCTTCGCCTACAAGGGCAAGGCGGTGGACGCGAAGCAGGCCGCCGCCGAGCTCGGCGTCCGCTACGTGCTGGAGGGCAGCGTGCGCCGGGCGGGGGATCAGGTGCGCGTGAACGTCCAGTTGATTGACGCTGAGACGGGCAGCCACATCTGGGCCGAGCGCTTCGACCGCGAGGTAGGGGACATCTTCGCGCTCCAGGACGAGGTGACGGGCCGGATCGCCCGGGCCCTGAACCTACAGGTCCTTGAGGCGGAGAGCCACCGGGCCCAGAAGGGGAGGCCGGAGAACCTCGACGCCGAGGATTACGCCCTGCGCGGCTGGGCGGAGCTGTGCACCAAGCCGATGAGCCCGGAGTCGAACCATGCCGCCCAAAAATATCTTGAGGAGGCTCTCCGTCTGGACCCGGATTCCGCCCGAGCGTGGACTTGCAGGTCGTTTATGTACATCCGGGCGGCCCAATTCGGCTGGCTGCCCGAGCCCCGGGCCGAGCTTCAGAAGCGCGCGGTCGAGGCGGGGGAGAAAGCGATCTCCCTGGACCCGAAGAGTGCCGAAGCCCACTACGTGTTGGGATTGCCCCTCCTATTATCGGGCCAGGGGGAGAAGGCGCTCCCTGCGTTTGAAACGGCCATCGAGATCAACCGGAACTACGCGCCCGCCTACCGAGGGGTGGGATTCAGCCTGACCCTACTGGGACGGGCGGGCGAGTCTTTCTCGTGGTTTGAGAAAGCGATGCGCCTCAGTCCCCGCGATCCTTTTTGGGCGGTCTGGTGCTGGAACATGGGGTATGCGAAGCACCTGATTGGCGAGGACAAGGAGGCGGTCGCGTGGGCGAAGCGGGCGATTGCCGCCAACCCAAAATATCCCAACTCATATTTCCTGTTGGCCTCCGCCCAGGCGTGGCTCGGCGAGGAAGAGGAGGCGAGAAAAGCCCTGGATGAAGGACGCAGGTTCATGCCCCTCTACGACACGATAGCCCTGTACCGTCCCCTCTGCGCCCTCTCTCTGAACGAAACTTTTCTGTCCCAGCTCGAGGAGCGCCACATCGCCGGCCTGCGCAAGGCCGGGATGCCGGAGGCGTAGCGCCGGGAAATTGCGCTTGAGGGACATCGCATGGCCGGGATGTTCTCGAACGCCGCCGCGTACGACGGCTACATGGGCCGCTGGAGCGCCAAGCTCGCGCCTCTCTTCCTCGACTTCGCCGGGATTCATGACGGCGGCCGGCTGCTGGATGTGGGCTGCGGCACGGGGGCGCTCTGCCGGGCGGCGGCGGAGGCCGCCCCCCGCTCGGAGGTCGTGGGCGTCGATCCGGCGCAAGCTTTCATCGAGCACGCCCGCGCGCAGTGCACGGACCCACGCATCACATATGACCTCGGCGATGCGCTGAACCTTTCTTATCCGGACGATTCCTTCGACCAATCCCTCTCCCTGCTCGTGTTCATGTTCATCCCCCAGGGGGAGAGGGCGGCGGGCGAGATGCGCCGCGTCACGCGCCCGGGAGGCGCGGTGGCGGCCTGCACCTGGGACAGCGGCGATGGGAAGATGGAGCTGGCGAGCACGTTCTGGGAGGAGGCGGTCCGGCTGGACCCGGCCGCCGAGGCGCGCCGGGCGGACAAAACCCTGCGCTACAACCGCCGGGGCGAGCTCGGCGCGTTATGGAAGGGCATCGGCCTGGAAGGCGTGGAGGAGACGGCCATCGGGATGCGGATGGAATTCGCCTCCTTCGGCGACTACTGGCTTCCCCTCCAGCGGGAGGTGGGGCCGATTGGCACCTATGCGAAGGGCTTGTCCCCCGAGGCCCGGGATGCGCTCCGGGGGGCGCTCCGTGCGCGGTTTCTCGGGGGCGGCCCCGACGGCCCCTTCACCCTCCGGGCCCGGGCCTGGGCGGCGCGGGGCACGGTGCCCGGCTGAGGGCCGGGGCGGCGGAGGAGGCATCACATGGCGGACATGTTCTCGAAATCCGAAGCCTACGAGAGCCTCATGGGCCGCTGGAGCGACCGGCTTGCGCCCGTGTTCATGGAATTCGCGGGGGTCCGCGACGGGGGGCGGGTGCTCGATGTGGGGTGCGGCACCGGGGCGCTCTGCCGCGCGGTGCTGGACGCCGCCCCCCTCTCGGAGGTCGTGGGCGTCGACCCGTCGGAGCCCTTCATCGCCTACGCCCGCGAGCGGTGCGCCGACCCGCGCGCCGCCTTCGACGTCGGCGACGCGCTGAACCTTCCCTACCCCGACGCGTCCTTCGATCAGACACTGTCCCTGCTCGTGTTCCAGTTTATTCCTGAGGGAGAACAAGCGGCAGAAGAGATGCACCGGGTGACGCGACCGGGCGGCACGGTGGCGGCCTGCACCTGGGACGGCGAGGGAGGATTTGAATTGACGAGTGCTTTTTGGGACGAGGCGGGCAAGCTGGACCCCGCCCTGAAGAAGAGAGGCGATTCCCGTCTCTTCCGCAGGGGTCAGTTCTCTAGGTTGTGGGATGCGGCGGGCCTTCAGGACGTGGAGGAGACGGGCCTCGGGATTCAAATGGACTTCGCCTCCTTTGACGATTACTGGCTCCCTTTCCTTCAAGGCGCTACCCCAATGGGCGCTTACGTGAAGGCCCTGGTTCCCGAGGGCCGGGAGGCGCTCCGCGAAGCGCTCTGGAAACGGTTTCTGCCGGGCGGGGAAGATGGCCCATTCGCGCTCGGGGGGCGGGCCTGGGCGGCGCGGGGCAAGGTCCCCGGTTGAGACGGGTGCCATGAAATTCAACCCCGGCATCCACCGCCGCCGGTCGGTGCGTTTGAAGGGGTGGGATTACGCCTCGCGCGGGGCGTATTTCGTGACGGTGTGCGCCCACGGGCGGGAATGTGCGTTCGGGGAGGTGAGGAGCGGGCGGGTGGCCTTGAACGAGGCGGGGCGGGTGGTGGAGTCCGCCTGGAACGACCTGCCCCGGCATTACCCGCGCGCGGGATTGGATGCGTTCGTCGTGATGCCGAATCACGTGCACGGGATTTTGGTTATCGGCAAGGGTTCGTACGTAGGGGCGGATTTCAAATCCGCTCCTACAGACATGAAGCCGATGCGCCGTCATCCGTTGTCCGAAATCGTGCGGGCCTTCAAGGCATTTTCCACCCGCCGTATCAACCTCCTCCGTCAGACGCCGGGCCATCCTCTCTGGCAACGGAACTATTACGAGCACATCATCCGCGGCGAGGACGAATTGAACCCCGCGCGGGAATACGTCCTGCACAATCCCCTGAAATGGGCGGAGGACGAGAATTACCCTGGGAATGTGAAGAGGAACAAACAGGTTGGTACGTAGGGGCGGGTTTGAAACCCGCCCCTACAGACATTGGCGCTCAACCCCCTTTGTTCCTCTTTCCTACCCCGCCCCCATGAGCGCCGCCTTTCTCGCCCTCGGCACCCTGCGCCAGTAGCGGCACGAGTCCTGGAGGGGGCAGCCGGCGCACAGGCGCGCGTCGCGGCGGCTGGGGCAGCGGCCCAGGATGCCCAGGCGCGAGAGGGCAAAGTCGTAGCGCACCGGATCGGCCGGGTCGAGGAGGCGGAGCGAGGCCGTCACTTCTTCCGCCATGAGGCGGCCCGGGGTGCGGCGGTCGGTGAGGCCCAGCAGGCGCCCGATGCGTGCGAGGTGGGTGTCGAGGGGGATGAGGAGCTGGTCCGGCCGGGGGCCCTTCCAGAGCCCGAGGTCCAGGCCGTCGGCGGGGCGCACCATCCAGCGGAGAAACAGGTGGAGCCGCTTGCAGGCGCTCGGGCCCTCGGGGTCGGGGAGGAGGCAGGCGGTCTCGCGGAGAACGTGCTTCGGCAGGGAGGCCCCCAGGGCGAGGAGGCTCCGGCGGAAGGCGGCGAGGGCGCCCAGGAGGTCCGGGGCGGCGGGGTCGTAGCCTTGCATGAAGAGGACCCCCAGCGAGCCCGCCTCGCGCAGCGCCGCCCCCGTGAGATGCGCGAGGGCGGCGAGGGAGGCTTCTCCCGCCCAGCGGTGGCGGAGGCCCCGGAAGAGACCGGCGTCGCGGCCGTAGTCGAAGGCGTGCAGCGCCCCGGCGGGATGCTCTCCCAGCCGGCCCAGGATGCGGGCGAGGCTCCCCCGGATGGCGGCCGCCTTCCCGAAGGCGAGGGAGGCGGCGAAGAAGGCGGCCACCTCGCGGTCCGCGTCATCCGGGTAGGGGTGGACGAGCCCCAGGGGGTCCGAGTCCAGGAAGGCGGGGCCGTAGGCCCGCATGAGGCCGCCCAGCCTGGCCCGGAGGAAGGGGACGTGGCGGGGCGCGAGCATCAGGGGGTTCTCCGGGGCGGGGGCGCATTGCGATATGCCCCGCGTCTTTGGCCTTTCCCCCTCCCGCCGGGAGGGGGCAGGGGGAGGGAAAACCACCGGCGGATTTTCCCCCACCCCGGCCCTCCCCCGGAGGGGGAGGGAGGTTCAGTCACCATCCCTCCGGAGGTGGAGGCGGCACGGCGGGGCGCGAGCATCAGAAGGCCCCCCGGGAATCGAGGAGGAGGGTGACGGGGCCGTCGTTCACCAGCTCGACCTCCATCAGGGCGCCGAACCGGCCCGAGGCGGTGGGGGCGCCGAGGCGGGCGGCCTCCTCGATGAAGCGCTCGTAGAGGCGCTCGGCCAGCGGGGCCGGGGCGGCCGAGGCGAAGGAGGGCCGCCGGCCCTTGCGGCAGTCTCCCAGGAGGGTGAACTGGCTGACCACCAGCATGGCGCCCCCGGATTCGAGCAGGGAGAGGTTCAGCTTGCCCTCTTCGTCCGGGAAGATGCGCAGGTTCACGCTCTTCCCGGCCAGGGCGCGGGCGTCTTCCTCCCCATCCTCCTGGCCCACCCCGAGCAGGACGAGGAGGCCCGGGCCGATTTCCCCGACGGTTTCTCCTTCCACCCGGACCCGGCACCGCCCGACCCGCTGCACCACCGCGCGCATCATCCGCCTTTCCGGCCCGCGGAACTTGGCCGTCCCGACACCAGGTCCAAATATATCAAAGGTTTGAAGCCCCGGTCCCCGCGCGGCCGCCGCCAGGGGCCCGCGTGGGCATATTGTGGTCGCCGCAAAAATGATCTAGAATTACTTTGATTATTTGAGGTGTTCCCTTTCCCAGAGGGGAACCGGCCCTCCGCGCTGGTCCCGGGCATTGCCGAAGGTGAGGCGGTGGAAGAAGACAAACTGCTGACGAAAAAGGCGTTCACCACGTTCGAGGTGGCCCACATCTGCGACGTCACCCCGGTCACCATCCAGAACTGGATCGACAAGGGGTGGCTCGTCGCCTACCGGACGGCCGGGGGCCACCGCCGGGTGCGCCGGGAGGACCTCATCTCCTTCCTCGAGTCGCGGAACATGCCCCACCGGCTGACCGGGCGCGGGGGCGGGCCCCCCAAGGTCCTCCTGATCGGGGGGGAGGAGGAGGCGAGCAGCCTCATCCGCGATGTCCTGCGGGGGGAGGACGCCTCCTGCGAGATCCACGTGGCCCAGGACGCCTTCCAGGCCGGGCTCCTCTACGCGGGCGAGCGGCCCGACGTGGTGATCCTCGACGTGGCGCTCCCGGGAGCGGACGGGGCCGAGATGTGCCGCCGCATCCGGCAGGGCCACGCCGCGGGCGGCGCCTCGATCATCGCCCTCCTGGGCACCGGCGAAACCGAGCTCCGCAACCGCCTCCTCCAGCTCGGCGTGACCCACTTCGTCCAGAAGCCCATCGACACCGTGGCGCTCAAGGAGCTGGTGCACGAGGTGGTGCGGGCGCGCCGTCCGCCGGGGGCTTAGCCGTGGAAATCAAACATGCGGTTTAGGCACACGGCGCTCAACCGCCAAAGGGCACGCCGCCGCTCTCCCTCTCCCGGAGGGAGAGGGTTTCATCACCCGGCTGAGAGGCTCCTCTCTGCGCGGGAATCGGGTCAACTGAACCACATACGGGAAATTCCCACCTAGCCCTTCTCCCCCGGCTTCTCCCCGCCCTCGCCGCGCCGGCGCTCGCGCAGGTACTTCTCCAGCTCCCGGGCCAGGTCCTCGCCCGACGGGAGATCGCCCGGCTCCTCCTCGTCCCCGCTCCGCAGCCTTAGCTGCTCGACGTAGTCCCGCACCGCCTGGTTCGAGGCGAGGGCCTGGTCCACCTTCTCCTCGAACTCCCGCGTCCCCGCCACCAGGCCCGACACGTCGAAGGCGATGGAGAGGAAGTCCGACATCCGCTCGATCAGGGCCAGCGCCGCCTTGGGGTTGGGCGAGACGTTCACGTAGTGCGGGGTGTTCGCCCAGACGCTGACGGCGGGCAGGTTCTCGTCCTTGAACAGGCTGTTCAGGATGCCGACGATTCCGGTCGGGCCCTCGTAGCGGGAGGGCCGCAGCCCCAGCCGCTCGCGCAGCTCCGGGTTGGTCGAGGAGCCCGTGATGCGCACGCTGGCGCCGTGGTACACGTCCGCCAGGAGCGCCCCCAGCGTCACCACGATGCGCACGTTCAGGCGGCGCGCCATGTCGAGGACGAGGCCGGAGAAGCGCTTCCACTGCAGGTGCGGCTCCACCCCCAGGAAGACCACCAGGTCGTGGTCGAGGTTGGGGGTGCGGCAGGCGTAGAAGGCGTTCGAGGGCCAGGTGATCTTGCGCATCCCCCGCTCGTCCAGGGTGACGAGGGGGCGCATGTCCTGGAAGTTGTAGAAGATATCCGACTCGATGTGGGCGAAGCGCCGCCCCCCGACCTCCTGGGCGATGAAGCTCGCCGCCGTGGTCGCGGCGCTGCTGGCGTCGTTCCAGCCGGCGAAGGCCATCAGGAGGGTGGGGCTCCGCAGGGGCGGGACTTCCTCGATGTGCAGGTGGTCCATGGCGCCTGTCCTCGGGAAAAAGCGGGCTCGCGCCGCAGCGCAGGGATCGCATATTGTACCGTCCCGCCCGGGGGAGGTTCAAGGAAAGGATCGG
This region includes:
- the recN gene encoding DNA repair protein RecN produces the protein MLRLLRIANFAIIDALEVEFGPGLNALTGETGAGKSIIFEALNLTLGGRAGAETVRAGAGEAVVETLFDLPDTPGGRAAQKILEEAGVEVGPERELIVRRRVAPAGRSRIYLNGALGTAATLAAVGERLVNIHGQHAHQTLLRPSAHLGLLDEFAGLGEELSKLGETVRALRETERALAERDRGARERAQRADLLRFQVEELESARLAPGEMEAIEAELPRLRNAERLGTLAGELHQRLYEAEGSVFERLGEIQRGLGRLAELDPGRAKWQEDTASLLAQVESLSEGLRAYAGGAEGDPARLEALEARRGLLRELRRKYGADEAECLGFLARAKDELASLSDEAGGERLLAGRDRLRAEAGGLARHVSEARRKAARTLDKRMGAGLAELGLPGAVFQTNLAHAEDPESFLEIGGRRVRLRADGADEGEFFFSPNPGEPPRPLARVASGGELSRLMLALESVLRRGDLIPTLIFDEVDAGIGGAVAEVVGRKLLEVSRDHQVLVITHLAQVASLADRHFGIEKHVAKGRTTASIRPLDGEARVEEIARMGAGLEITRAARQHAKEMLRGAKKPARRG
- a CDS encoding NAD(+)/NADH kinase; amino-acid sequence: MPQPFRRIALAAGPFAKKASPDLAGAAAWLRKRGFELALDRTAAELAGEPGDLPTEKVIAGADLLIVFGGDGSMLRTAHHLRDGGPAMLGVNTGHLGFMADVPLSELLPALERILLEGKFAIESRMRLRPCALRDGKRIPLDDVLNDVVLTSGPLARMVEFTVRVNGRHLGNFRGDGLILATPTGSTAYSLSAGGPLVVPEMEVILINPICPHTLSHRPIVVGGDARVEVRLFRDPEAEHRHTLLTLDGLPGVELQPDDRLEVVKSPDPVRLVRPEGADFFQVLRDKLVWETHPRGGDSRGGRA
- a CDS encoding adenylate/guanylate cyclase domain-containing protein → MEEKLPRRLSAIFSADVKGYSRLMGDDEEATVHTLTALRSTNFSIIKAFGGRVVDSPGDNMLVEFPSVVEAVKCAVEIQERLREANAELPSSRRMEFRIGINLGDVIADGDRIYGDGVNIAARLEGLAEGGGVCVSGTVFEQVESKLDLKWEFMGEQAVKNIARPVRAYRMRMGDGAGVEKSAEGARRDEPPRFSIFVLPLQNLSGNPDQDYFSDGITEDLITDLSRISGAFVISRSTSFAYKGKAVDAKQAAAELGVRYVLEGSVRRAGDQVRVNVQLIDAETGSHIWAERFDREVGDIFALQDEVTGRIARALNLQVLEAESHRAQKGRPENLDAEDYALRGWAELCTKPMSPESNHAAQKYLEEALRLDPDSARAWTCRSFMYIRAAQFGWLPEPRAELQKRAVEAGEKAISLDPKSAEAHYVLGLPLLLSGQGEKALPAFETAIEINRNYAPAYRGVGFSLTLLGRAGESFSWFEKAMRLSPRDPFWAVWCWNMGYAKHLIGEDKEAVAWAKRAIAANPKYPNSYFLLASAQAWLGEEEEARKALDEGRRFMPLYDTIALYRPLCALSLNETFLSQLEERHIAGLRKAGMPEA
- a CDS encoding methyltransferase domain-containing protein translates to MAGMFSNAAAYDGYMGRWSAKLAPLFLDFAGIHDGGRLLDVGCGTGALCRAAAEAAPRSEVVGVDPAQAFIEHARAQCTDPRITYDLGDALNLSYPDDSFDQSLSLLVFMFIPQGERAAGEMRRVTRPGGAVAACTWDSGDGKMELASTFWEEAVRLDPAAEARRADKTLRYNRRGELGALWKGIGLEGVEETAIGMRMEFASFGDYWLPLQREVGPIGTYAKGLSPEARDALRGALRARFLGGGPDGPFTLRARAWAARGTVPG
- a CDS encoding methyltransferase domain-containing protein, whose protein sequence is MADMFSKSEAYESLMGRWSDRLAPVFMEFAGVRDGGRVLDVGCGTGALCRAVLDAAPLSEVVGVDPSEPFIAYARERCADPRAAFDVGDALNLPYPDASFDQTLSLLVFQFIPEGEQAAEEMHRVTRPGGTVAACTWDGEGGFELTSAFWDEAGKLDPALKKRGDSRLFRRGQFSRLWDAAGLQDVEETGLGIQMDFASFDDYWLPFLQGATPMGAYVKALVPEGREALREALWKRFLPGGEDGPFALGGRAWAARGKVPG
- a CDS encoding transposase, whose amino-acid sequence is MKFNPGIHRRRSVRLKGWDYASRGAYFVTVCAHGRECAFGEVRSGRVALNEAGRVVESAWNDLPRHYPRAGLDAFVVMPNHVHGILVIGKGSYVGADFKSAPTDMKPMRRHPLSEIVRAFKAFSTRRINLLRQTPGHPLWQRNYYEHIIRGEDELNPAREYVLHNPLKWAEDENYPGNVKRNKQVGT
- a CDS encoding TIGR02757 family protein, translating into MRAYGPAFLDSDPLGLVHPYPDDADREVAAFFAASLAFGKAAAIRGSLARILGRLGEHPAGALHAFDYGRDAGLFRGLRHRWAGEASLAALAHLTGAALREAGSLGVLFMQGYDPAAPDLLGALAAFRRSLLALGASLPKHVLRETACLLPDPEGPSACKRLHLFLRWMVRPADGLDLGLWKGPRPDQLLIPLDTHLARIGRLLGLTDRRTPGRLMAEEVTASLRLLDPADPVRYDFALSRLGILGRCPSRRDARLCAGCPLQDSCRYWRRVPRARKAALMGAG
- a CDS encoding D-tyrosyl-tRNA(Tyr) deacylase, whose product is MRAVVQRVGRCRVRVEGETVGEIGPGLLVLLGVGQEDGEEDARALAGKSVNLRIFPDEEGKLNLSLLESGGAMLVVSQFTLLGDCRKGRRPSFASAAPAPLAERLYERFIEEAARLGAPTASGRFGALMEVELVNDGPVTLLLDSRGAF
- a CDS encoding response regulator, whose amino-acid sequence is MEEDKLLTKKAFTTFEVAHICDVTPVTIQNWIDKGWLVAYRTAGGHRRVRREDLISFLESRNMPHRLTGRGGGPPKVLLIGGEEEASSLIRDVLRGEDASCEIHVAQDAFQAGLLYAGERPDVVILDVALPGADGAEMCRRIRQGHAAGGASIIALLGTGETELRNRLLQLGVTHFVQKPIDTVALKELVHEVVRARRPPGA
- a CDS encoding PAC2 family protein; translation: MDHLHIEEVPPLRSPTLLMAFAGWNDASSAATTAASFIAQEVGGRRFAHIESDIFYNFQDMRPLVTLDERGMRKITWPSNAFYACRTPNLDHDLVVFLGVEPHLQWKRFSGLVLDMARRLNVRIVVTLGALLADVYHGASVRITGSSTNPELRERLGLRPSRYEGPTGIVGILNSLFKDENLPAVSVWANTPHYVNVSPNPKAALALIERMSDFLSIAFDVSGLVAGTREFEEKVDQALASNQAVRDYVEQLRLRSGDEEEPGDLPSGEDLARELEKYLRERRRGEGGEKPGEKG